The following are encoded together in the bacterium Unc6 genome:
- a CDS encoding acetate--CoA ligase → MQKGMEPMLKEERIFYPPQELSRKAYIKSMEEYEELYKESIEEPEKFWARQAEENIIWFKKWDKVMEHDFSRIGEVEEPYVKFFEGGRLNVSYNCLDRHLSTWRRNKAALIWQGEKEEEKCTLTYQQLHTEVCRFANVLKKHGVKKGDVVTIFLPMLPASAIAMLACTRIGAIHSVVFSAFSAEALKSRILDSNSTFVITADAGFRAGKIIDVKGKVDKALPDCKEVEKVIVYNRGNSQIDMKPGRDFWWHEEMEAGDIKNICECEEMEAEDPLFILYTSGTTGKPKGVLHTTGGYLLQVHLTSKWVFDIKDEDIHFCTADIGWITGHSYIVYGLLSNAATSLMFEGMPTYPEPDRFWKIVEDYRVNIFYTAPTAIRTLMRLGEEWPNKHDLSSLRILGSVGEPINPEAWMWYYRVIGKERCPVLDTWWQTETGGHLITPLPGATPTKPGSASMPFFGVVTEVLRTDGTSADTNESGSLVITRPWPGMIRGVYGDRKNELIKKVYFSMFPGKYFTADGCRIDKDGFHWLLGRIDDVMNVSGHRISTAEVEGALVSYPSVAEAAVAGFPHEIKGQGIYCYVTLKQGQEPSDELKKTLIKHVRNELGPIVTPDKIQFADALPKTRSGKIMRRILRKIAEGEISAIGDTSTLADPSVVDSLIKGRE, encoded by the coding sequence ATGCAAAAGGGAATGGAACCTATGCTGAAGGAGGAGAGAATATTTTATCCTCCTCAGGAGTTAAGCCGGAAGGCTTATATCAAGAGTATGGAGGAATATGAAGAGCTTTACAAGGAATCAATAGAGGAGCCGGAAAAATTTTGGGCCAGACAGGCAGAGGAAAATATCATCTGGTTTAAGAAGTGGGATAAGGTAATGGAACATGACTTTTCCAGGATAGGGGAAGTTGAAGAACCATATGTCAAATTCTTTGAAGGTGGAAGACTTAATGTCTCTTATAACTGTCTGGACAGGCATCTGAGCACGTGGCGGAGAAATAAAGCCGCCCTTATCTGGCAGGGAGAAAAAGAGGAAGAAAAATGTACTCTTACCTATCAACAGCTACACACCGAGGTCTGTAGATTTGCCAATGTGTTAAAGAAGCATGGAGTGAAAAAGGGGGATGTGGTGACTATCTTTTTGCCTATGCTCCCGGCCTCCGCTATAGCCATGCTTGCCTGCACCAGAATTGGGGCTATACACTCTGTCGTTTTCTCAGCATTTAGTGCCGAGGCTCTTAAGAGCAGGATACTTGATTCCAACTCTACCTTTGTTATAACCGCAGATGCCGGCTTCCGGGCCGGAAAGATAATAGATGTTAAGGGCAAGGTGGATAAAGCACTGCCGGATTGTAAGGAAGTGGAGAAAGTTATCGTTTATAATCGGGGGAATAGCCAGATAGATATGAAACCAGGCCGGGATTTCTGGTGGCATGAAGAGATGGAAGCCGGGGATATTAAAAATATTTGCGAGTGTGAAGAGATGGAGGCAGAAGACCCACTTTTCATTCTCTATACAAGCGGCACGACCGGTAAACCCAAGGGGGTTTTGCACACTACGGGAGGATATTTACTTCAGGTGCATCTTACCTCCAAGTGGGTATTTGATATAAAGGATGAGGATATCCACTTCTGCACAGCCGATATCGGCTGGATAACTGGACATTCATACATTGTGTATGGTCTCTTATCCAACGCAGCCACATCCCTTATGTTTGAAGGTATGCCTACTTACCCTGAGCCAGACAGGTTCTGGAAGATAGTAGAAGATTATAGGGTTAATATCTTTTATACCGCCCCCACCGCTATAAGGACATTAATGAGATTGGGGGAAGAATGGCCGAACAAACATGACCTCTCAAGCCTCCGAATCCTGGGGTCAGTTGGTGAGCCTATCAATCCCGAGGCCTGGATGTGGTATTATCGGGTAATCGGGAAGGAGCGCTGTCCGGTACTGGATACCTGGTGGCAGACCGAGACTGGGGGGCATCTGATTACTCCACTCCCGGGGGCCACTCCCACTAAGCCAGGCTCGGCGTCAATGCCGTTCTTCGGTGTTGTTACCGAGGTCTTAAGAACGGATGGAACATCCGCGGATACAAATGAAAGCGGCTCTCTGGTAATCACCAGGCCCTGGCCGGGTATGATTCGGGGGGTATACGGTGATAGGAAGAACGAGCTTATAAAGAAAGTCTATTTCTCTATGTTCCCGGGGAAATATTTCACCGCCGATGGATGCCGGATAGATAAGGATGGATTTCACTGGCTTTTGGGACGGATTGACGATGTAATGAATGTCTCCGGACATAGAATCAGCACTGCCGAGGTAGAAGGTGCACTTGTCTCCTATCCTTCCGTTGCCGAGGCAGCAGTAGCGGGATTTCCACACGAGATTAAGGGACAGGGGATTTACTGCTATGTTACCCTGAAGCAGGGACAGGAACCATCGGATGAACTCAAGAAGACCCTGATTAAACATGTTAGAAATGAGTTGGGTCCTATTGTAACTCCCGATAAGATACAGTTTGCCGATGCCCTGCCAAAGACACGGTCGGGCAAGATAATGCGTAGAATTCTGAGAAAGATAGCTGAGGGAGAGATTTCTGCCATAGGTGATACTTCTACGCTGGCCGATCCATCAGTAGTGGATTCCTTGATTAAAGGGAGAGAATAA